The Microcystis panniformis FACHB-1757 region AAGAAAGACCCATCCAACTCAAAAAAATCAAAATTCCTAGAAAAATGGCGATAAATGTGATCATTTCTCGCCCAACTTCTAATAAAGTGGGAGCGCGCAGAATCCTCCTTTCCAAATTTTCCGAAAAAACCGCTCCTTCCTCTACCCACTCCCGTAGCCGAAAATTAACGTAGAGATTAACCATATTGCTCACTGATGTCATCAGCAACCAGATAATAAAAATCTGTAAAGGAATACGAATTATCCCCCGTCCTTCTAGCCTAGTTTCAGGAAATACATACAAAATCGCCGCTACTCCGCCAAACCAGAGCAGTATCAGTCCAATAAGAGCCAGTCTTTTCCAGAGAATATTTAACGTCAGTTGTCGCTGAATATCAGCCTGTTGACGGAAATTAGAGGAATCTTCTAGAGCGGCTAAAATCGGCTCTTGGGAGCGATCTTTTCTGGGGGGGAATTTATGGCTAAATTTCGATCAGATTGACTTTTAGCCTGTTTTTTGAGGAGATTAAAGCGATTTCTTAAACGTTTCTGCCACCAAATTGATACCCAGCTTAAGAAAATTAGCCCCGAAATAATTATAGCGGCAGTCATTACCTGTTGTCGGCGAGCGGCGGGTTGACGTTCTTGCCAAGCTTGGAGCAAAGCTGTTTTGATGATTTTGACCCATCGGTCTGCTAAATCGTCAACCGAAGAAGAATCGATCAGGGCATCAACTTCTGTTACTGTCAGAATTACCTGTTGCGGTAAATTCTGGTTATCCCTAGCCACAATCACAGTTAAATTATTGAGAGTCGCCGGACTGACTTGCAAGGTTGTCGGATCGAAACCCCCATTGATAATATTATTTAAGCCTCTTTCAATGCGCCTAGCCCGTCTTTGTACTGGGGAGAGTTCCTGGGCCTCAGAAGCGGTAAAATCTTGGGAGGCAATCTCAAATAAGGCAAATCCATCTAAATACACGGAAGTATATTCTATATCCCCGGCTACAAAAATCCTTGTCCCCGTGGGAGATGCAAATGGAACCAGAAAATTTTGGGCCAGGGATGGCAGGGAATTAAGAACACATATACTAATTAACAGGCAACTCGCCAATCTTTGAATGACCAGATTGAAAATTTTTCCCCGTTGCCGTCGTCCCATTGCCCAAGTTTCCTTTTTGATTAACAATGATCTTGAGTCGCTTTCTCAGCTGATGACAGTTATCTTAAGGGTGAGATCAAAAGTTTTCGTTTTGGGGAGTCGGTCGTCTCTCTCCCTTCTCCCCTCTACCCACTGATAACTGATAACTGCAATCCCCAACCCCCAACATTAGTTAACTTCTCATGTCCAATATACCCCCACAGTGGCGCGAGGAAATCACCTCTTTACCCCCTTGGTTACGGCGTTCACTCGGCAAATCTAGCGAAATCTCCACGGTTCAGCGCATTATCAAACAAAGGAACATTCATACTATCTGCGAGGAGGGTCGCTGTCCCAATCGCGGCGAATGTTATGCCCAAGGTACGGCGACTTTTTTGTTGATGGGTCCCACCTGTACCCGGTCCTGTGGTTTTTGTCAAGTGGATAAGGGTCATGCACCCATGCCTCTCGATCTGGAGGAACCGCAAAAAGTGGCGGAAGCGGTGCAATTGTTAAATTTAAGTTACGTTGTCTTGACTTCTGTGGCCAGAGATGATCTGGAAGACGGCGGGGCCAGTTGGTTTGTGCGGACGATGACAGCCATTCGCGAACTCAATCCCCACACTTTAATTGAGGTGTTAACCCCGGATTTTGCTGGAGGTAAGGGAAGTCAACAGGAACGGGTGGCGACGGTGGTAGGGGCAAAACCTGCCTGTTATAATCACAATATCGAGACGGTGCGCCGTTTGCAAGGGCCGGTTAGACGCGGGGCTAAATATGATCGCTCTTTGGCGGTTTTGCGTTATGTTAAGGAAATCGATCGCTCAATTCCGACGAAATCTGGCTTAATGGTCGGTCACGGTGAGACAAAAGAGGAAATTATCGAGACTTTGGCAGATTTACGGGCGATCGACTGCGATCGAGTTACTATTGGTCAATATATGCGTCCTTCTCTGGAACATTTGCTCGTACAGAAATATTGGACTCCCTCAGAATTTAGCGAGTTAGGAGAAATTGCCCAAAAAATGGGGTTTTCTCAGGTTAGGTCTGGGCCGCTAGTCCGCAGTTCCTATCATGCGGGAGAGTAAATCAGTTATCAGTTATCAGTTATCAGTTATCAGTTATCAATTATCAGATGTAAGTTTTAAGTTATCAGATGTAAGTTTTAAGTTAATTAGTTAGTTATCTTTATATTTATAAGTACCTAGGCAAAATTAATTACACATTTCGATAAAGCTTTTGCCTCTTGCCTATTGCCTCTTGCCTGTCTTCACTAGGAAATTTATTTTGCATGACTACTTACCTGTTTACTGTTTACTGTTTACTGTTTACTGATAACTGAAAAATCTTCCCCACTTCCCTGATCAAGATGAATTTAGAAGCAATCATCCTAGAGGAAATTAAACAATCAGCAGCGGGTCGAATTAGCTTTGATCGCTGGATGGATTTAGCTCTCTATCACCCCGATTATGGCTATTACACCTCTGGAAAAGTAGAAATTGGCTCAAAAGGAGATTTTTTTACTTCCTCGTCCCTAGGGGCAGATTTTGGCCAATTGTTGGCGGATCAATTTGTCGAGATGGCGGAATTTTTAGGCAATTCGCGAGGATTTACTTTAGTGGAAGTGGGAGCAGGTTCGGGAATTTTAGCGAAGGATATCCTTGATTATTTGAGTGATAGCTATGCTGATTTTTATCAAAATCTCAGTTATATAATTATCGAACAATCTCAGAAACTCAGGGAAAGACAACGGGCAACTTTAGCGGGATATTCCCTGGTATCTTGGCAAAGTTGGCCGAATTTAGCTGATAATTCCCTTGTGGGTTGTGTGTTTAGTAATGAGTTAATCGATGCTTTTCCTGTCCATCGAGTTGTGATCGAGTCGGGAGAATTACGAGAAATTTATCTGGGATTGGGGGAACCTTTTCAGGAGATTATCACAGATTTATCCACCGACAGAATCAAAGACTATTTTGATTTAGTGGGGATAAATATTCCTTCCCCACTTTATCCGGAGGGTTATCAAACCGAGGTAAACTTATTAGCTTTAGACTGGTTAGAAACCGTTAATCGGAAACTCGATCGAGGTTATATCTTAACCATAGATTACGGTTACACTGCCGAAAAATATTATCATCCCCAAAGAAGTCAAGGAACCCTACAATGTTATCGACAACATCAGCGTCATGATCATGCTTATTTCTGGGTGGGAGAACAAGATATTACCACTCATGTGGATTTTACTGCTTTACAACGTCAAGGGGAGAAATTAGGCTTAAAAAATCTCGGTTTTACTCAGCAAGGATTATTTTTAATGGCTTTGGGATTAGGGGATAGATTAAATCAACTTTCTCAAGGAAAGAGCGATATATTAACTATATTTCAGCGTCGAGATGCCCTACATCAATTAATCAATCCCACCGGTTTAGGAGGATTTGGAGTGTTAATTCAGGGGAAAGGAGTAGAAGAAAGAATACTTAAGGGATTAAGTAGATAACTAAAAAATAGGGCTGAATGCTGTTAACTTTCAGCCCCAAGAAATGATTAAGCTCCTACGGATTCTTTAGCCGCATACATTACCTCTAAAGTTATTTCACCAATACCTCGCTCCCGGGCAAATTTTTCGGTATTTCGTTTGACTTTCCCCCGCACAAAACCGGGTATTTTCTGCAATTCTACCGTAGCTTCCTTATTCCAATTTAGGTCAGAATCTGCCGAAATACCTTTAGTAATTACCTCTTTAGTATCATGACCACCAAATATCTCTAATAGGTGATCTTCCATACCCAAAGTAAAGGAATTATAGACCAAATCGGCGATCTGATTAGTGCCTTCGTAACCTAAGAAAGGTTTATAACCGAGGGGGAAATTTTGGATATGAATAGGTGCAGCAATTACTCCACAGGGAATATCTAAACGTTTGCCGACGTGACGTTCCATTTGAGTACCAAATATCGCCGCTGGTTCTAATCGAGCAATAGCGTCTCCGATCGCCCCATTATCATCACTAATTAACACTTCATCGCAATATTCACTCACTTGTTCCCGGAACCAATCGGCATCATACTTGCAATAAGTACCCGCTAAAACCACATGGATTCCCATCTCTCTGGCGAGAATTTTTGTCATAGCGGCTGCGTGGGTATTATCACCAAAAACCACCGCTTTTTTCCCTGTCAAATTCTGACAGTCAATGGAACGAGAAAACCAAGCAGCTTGGGAGATATGCAGAGTTTGTTCATTGATAAAATCTTCGTAATCTACTGCTGCACCTTGGGCATTAATTACCTCTTGGATTTTGCGAATACAGCGCGCTGTTTCCACCACTCCCATGGGGGTAATATCAACGTAGGGCATAGCGAATTCACTTTCGAGATATTTGGCTGTCATTAATCCCACTTCTCGATAGGGAACCAGATTAAACCAAGCGCGGGGCAGATTTTTTAAGTTGTCCACCGAGGCAGCTTCGGGAATAATTTCGTTAACTTCAATGTCCAAATCTGCCATTAACCGCTTTAATTCCGTGCGATCATGTTGGTTATGGAAACCGAGGGTGGTAATACCAATAATATTAACCGAAGGTTTAGGGGTTTTCTGGGAGATAATTTCCCCTTTTCTCTGGGCCTTATCGAGATAATATTTGATAATTTGATAGAGGGTTTTATCGGCCGCTTGTAGTTCATTATAGCGATAGTGGTTAACATCGGCCAGCAGCACATCTCCTTGGGCATCCTGTCGCGCTCTTTCGACAAAGTTTTGTAAATCCTCTTGGAGAATGCTGGAGGTACAGGTGGGGGTTAAAACGATTAAATCGGGACTTTCTTCGCGATCTTTGCGAACAATATTATCGACGACTTTTTCTTGGGAACCCCGGGCTAAAACATTACGATCAACAATACTAGCAGTGACGGGGGTAAAATTACGCTCCCTTTCCAGCATCGAGCGCATGACGTTAAAATAATCGTCTCCCAGAGGAGCGTGCATGATAGCATGAACATTTTTAAAGGAACTGGCGATCCTTAACGTGCCAATATGAGCGGGACCCGCGTACATCCAATAGGCCAATTTCATAGAGGGTTCTCCTACAGTCAGACTTTTTTGATTGTCTCAGACTTTACCGATTTAGGAGTGAACACTTAAC contains the following coding sequences:
- the lipA gene encoding lipoyl synthase; translated protein: MSNIPPQWREEITSLPPWLRRSLGKSSEISTVQRIIKQRNIHTICEEGRCPNRGECYAQGTATFLLMGPTCTRSCGFCQVDKGHAPMPLDLEEPQKVAEAVQLLNLSYVVLTSVARDDLEDGGASWFVRTMTAIRELNPHTLIEVLTPDFAGGKGSQQERVATVVGAKPACYNHNIETVRRLQGPVRRGAKYDRSLAVLRYVKEIDRSIPTKSGLMVGHGETKEEIIETLADLRAIDCDRVTIGQYMRPSLEHLLVQKYWTPSEFSELGEIAQKMGFSQVRSGPLVRSSYHAGE
- a CDS encoding class I SAM-dependent methyltransferase; protein product: MNLEAIILEEIKQSAAGRISFDRWMDLALYHPDYGYYTSGKVEIGSKGDFFTSSSLGADFGQLLADQFVEMAEFLGNSRGFTLVEVGAGSGILAKDILDYLSDSYADFYQNLSYIIIEQSQKLRERQRATLAGYSLVSWQSWPNLADNSLVGCVFSNELIDAFPVHRVVIESGELREIYLGLGEPFQEIITDLSTDRIKDYFDLVGINIPSPLYPEGYQTEVNLLALDWLETVNRKLDRGYILTIDYGYTAEKYYHPQRSQGTLQCYRQHQRHDHAYFWVGEQDITTHVDFTALQRQGEKLGLKNLGFTQQGLFLMALGLGDRLNQLSQGKSDILTIFQRRDALHQLINPTGLGGFGVLIQGKGVEERILKGLSR
- the bchB gene encoding ferredoxin:protochlorophyllide reductase (ATP-dependent) subunit B, which encodes MKLAYWMYAGPAHIGTLRIASSFKNVHAIMHAPLGDDYFNVMRSMLERERNFTPVTASIVDRNVLARGSQEKVVDNIVRKDREESPDLIVLTPTCTSSILQEDLQNFVERARQDAQGDVLLADVNHYRYNELQAADKTLYQIIKYYLDKAQRKGEIISQKTPKPSVNIIGITTLGFHNQHDRTELKRLMADLDIEVNEIIPEAASVDNLKNLPRAWFNLVPYREVGLMTAKYLESEFAMPYVDITPMGVVETARCIRKIQEVINAQGAAVDYEDFINEQTLHISQAAWFSRSIDCQNLTGKKAVVFGDNTHAAAMTKILAREMGIHVVLAGTYCKYDADWFREQVSEYCDEVLISDDNGAIGDAIARLEPAAIFGTQMERHVGKRLDIPCGVIAAPIHIQNFPLGYKPFLGYEGTNQIADLVYNSFTLGMEDHLLEIFGGHDTKEVITKGISADSDLNWNKEATVELQKIPGFVRGKVKRNTEKFARERGIGEITLEVMYAAKESVGA